A genomic stretch from Petrimonas mucosa includes:
- a CDS encoding YfhO family protein, producing the protein MKNSIRLKKSLPDLIAIVAFVLISFIYFVPAVTEGRVITQGDSLAAIGQGQEQRDFMKRHDGERTRWNLSMFGGMPSYQMSPTYDSSKPQDLAKRVYSLFLPSYVYLLFIMLLGFYILMRAFRASPLVSALGAVVWAFSSYFFILIAAGHIWKFITLAYIPPTIAGMIHVYRKKYLPGALLIMIFTAFQISSNHIQMSYYFGFMMLFLVIAFLVEAIREKRLSQFAKSTAVVVIAGLIGVLANASNLYHTYEYSKETMRGKSELSHHGTENKSNNGLERDYITAWSYGVDETWTFLIPNTKGGSSSHRMADHAKAMEKARPEYRELYKQIGQYWGEQPWTAGPVYVGAFVLTLFILGLFIVKGPVKWALLAGTLFSVLLSWGKNFMPLTDFFIDYIPMYNKFRTVSSILVVAEFCIPLLACLAVKEIIQKPEILKRNMKQVGTSWALTGGIALLFWLLPKAFFPSFVSNFEMQQLQSLPAEHIRPIINNLTEMRIVIFKADAWRSFYIILGGMTILLAFMSGKLKAEWTVTAILLLCLADMWSVNKRYLSDKDFTPEANEQQIFAQTPTDQYILQDTTYYRVLNMATNTFDDGITPYHHKSIGGYHAAKLRRYQDLIDIHLVREMGVLQQEIIRTQGRMDSVNSDGFKVLNMLNAKWIIMPTQGGTAPVENPYAMGNAWFVDTIAFVDNADEEIDALATLDLRRQAVADKKYEALLEKFDLSPADPASTITLSDYDSNYITYEVDAKKGELAIFSEVYYPKGWRITIDGEPARMLRANYTLRALPIPEGKHTVEFRFEPASIKTTDTIAFSALAIMLLTAIYLIFKSIKQKERKI; encoded by the coding sequence ATGAAAAATTCCATCCGACTAAAGAAATCTCTTCCCGACCTGATCGCAATCGTTGCGTTTGTCCTCATCTCATTTATCTATTTTGTACCGGCTGTAACTGAAGGTCGCGTAATCACCCAGGGAGACTCACTGGCCGCAATCGGACAGGGGCAGGAGCAGCGCGATTTCATGAAACGCCACGATGGCGAGCGTACACGGTGGAATCTTTCGATGTTCGGGGGAATGCCGTCGTATCAGATGAGTCCCACATACGACTCGAGCAAGCCGCAGGATCTGGCGAAGAGGGTCTACTCCCTCTTTTTGCCCAGCTACGTTTACCTTCTATTCATCATGCTACTGGGGTTCTACATCCTGATGCGGGCGTTCCGGGCATCGCCGCTGGTCAGTGCCTTGGGAGCGGTTGTGTGGGCCTTCTCCTCCTACTTTTTCATCCTCATCGCTGCTGGGCATATCTGGAAATTCATAACGCTGGCATACATCCCCCCCACTATTGCCGGAATGATACATGTCTACAGGAAAAAATACCTGCCGGGGGCATTGCTGATCATGATCTTCACCGCCTTCCAGATCTCGTCGAACCACATCCAGATGAGCTACTACTTCGGCTTCATGATGTTGTTCCTGGTCATCGCCTTCTTGGTGGAAGCCATCCGGGAGAAGCGGCTTTCTCAATTTGCAAAATCCACCGCCGTTGTTGTCATTGCTGGACTGATAGGTGTTCTGGCAAATGCTTCCAACCTCTACCATACATATGAATACTCCAAAGAGACGATGCGCGGCAAATCGGAACTCTCCCATCACGGAACCGAAAACAAGTCGAACAACGGCCTGGAGCGCGACTATATCACGGCATGGAGTTACGGCGTAGACGAGACCTGGACCTTTCTCATCCCGAACACCAAAGGGGGATCCTCTTCACACCGGATGGCCGATCATGCAAAAGCGATGGAGAAAGCCCGTCCCGAATATCGCGAGCTTTACAAACAGATCGGGCAATATTGGGGAGAACAACCATGGACAGCCGGACCCGTTTACGTGGGGGCCTTTGTGCTGACGCTCTTCATCCTCGGTCTCTTTATCGTGAAAGGCCCGGTGAAATGGGCACTGCTGGCTGGAACCCTCTTCTCGGTACTGCTCTCATGGGGCAAGAATTTCATGCCGCTCACCGATTTCTTTATCGACTATATTCCCATGTACAATAAGTTCAGGACAGTCTCCTCGATCCTGGTGGTGGCAGAGTTTTGCATCCCGCTGCTTGCTTGCCTGGCAGTCAAGGAGATCATACAGAAACCGGAAATCCTGAAAAGAAATATGAAGCAGGTAGGTACCAGCTGGGCGCTTACAGGGGGTATTGCACTGCTGTTCTGGCTGTTGCCCAAAGCATTCTTCCCATCGTTCGTTTCGAACTTCGAAATGCAGCAGCTGCAATCGCTGCCGGCAGAACATATCAGGCCCATCATCAACAACCTGACCGAGATGCGCATAGTGATATTCAAGGCCGATGCCTGGCGAAGTTTTTACATTATCCTGGGCGGAATGACAATACTGCTGGCCTTCATGTCCGGGAAACTGAAAGCGGAGTGGACGGTTACCGCAATTCTGCTCCTTTGCCTGGCCGACATGTGGAGTGTAAACAAACGTTATCTCAGCGACAAGGATTTCACGCCTGAAGCAAACGAACAGCAGATATTCGCCCAAACACCCACCGATCAGTATATTCTGCAGGACACCACCTACTACCGGGTGCTTAACATGGCTACCAATACGTTCGACGACGGGATTACACCCTATCACCACAAATCAATTGGCGGCTACCATGCCGCCAAGCTGCGGCGCTACCAAGACCTGATCGACATACATCTGGTCAGAGAAATGGGCGTCCTGCAACAGGAGATCATCCGTACACAAGGCCGTATGGATTCAGTAAACAGCGATGGTTTCAAGGTGTTGAACATGCTGAATGCCAAATGGATCATCATGCCAACACAGGGGGGAACCGCACCTGTGGAAAACCCGTATGCGATGGGGAATGCCTGGTTTGTAGACACCATTGCCTTTGTCGATAATGCGGATGAAGAGATCGATGCGCTGGCCACTCTCGATCTACGCCGACAGGCTGTTGCCGACAAAAAATATGAAGCGTTGCTGGAAAAGTTCGATCTATCGCCTGCCGACCCGGCATCAACCATCACACTCTCTGACTACGACTCCAACTACATCACCTATGAGGTGGATGCCAAGAAAGGGGAGCTGGCCATCTTTTCCGAAGTCTATTATCCGAAGGGATGGAGAATTACCATCGACGGAGAACCTGCTCGGATGCTGCGTGCCAACTATACGCTTCGAGCCTTGCCGATACCTGAGGGGAAACATACCGTGGAGTTCAGGTTTGAGCCGGCAAGCATTAAAACAACCGACACCATAGCATTCAGCGCGCTGGCCATCATGCTTTTGACGGCAATATACCTTATCTTCAAATCGATAAAACAAAAAGAGAGAAAAATATGA
- a CDS encoding zinc ribbon domain-containing protein: protein MATRKKATVEDIAVDEKLKSLYKLQSYLSEIDKIKTLRGELPLEVADLDDEIAGLGTRINKFELDLKELSEMTKQEKIKIENCKAKIERYNKQLENVRNSKEFDHLSKEVEFETLEIELAEKHIRENAQAEKQIKEQIAAAQEQLKEKNLDLEAKKKELDDIVSETKAQEEKIREKAKKTETTIEPRLLAAFKRIRKNARNGLGIVPIQRGACGGCFNKIPPQKQMDIKMGKKIIVCEYCGRIMIDPELAGLVTE from the coding sequence ATGGCAACTAGAAAAAAAGCAACCGTAGAGGATATTGCGGTAGACGAAAAACTAAAATCGTTGTACAAGCTGCAATCCTATCTTTCCGAAATCGACAAGATAAAGACGTTAAGAGGTGAACTTCCTCTCGAAGTGGCTGACCTTGATGATGAGATTGCCGGGTTGGGAACCCGCATCAACAAGTTTGAACTCGACTTGAAAGAGTTGAGCGAGATGACCAAGCAGGAGAAGATCAAGATCGAAAACTGCAAGGCCAAGATCGAGCGTTACAACAAGCAGCTGGAGAATGTGCGCAACAGCAAGGAGTTTGACCATCTCTCGAAAGAGGTGGAGTTTGAAACGTTGGAGATTGAGTTGGCAGAAAAACACATTCGGGAGAATGCGCAGGCCGAAAAACAGATCAAGGAGCAGATTGCTGCAGCTCAGGAGCAGTTGAAGGAGAAGAATCTCGACCTGGAGGCGAAGAAAAAGGAGCTCGATGATATTGTCTCGGAGACCAAGGCGCAGGAGGAGAAGATCAGGGAGAAGGCCAAAAAGACCGAAACCACCATCGAACCGCGCCTGCTTGCAGCTTTCAAGCGGATCCGGAAAAATGCACGCAACGGTCTGGGTATTGTTCCCATTCAGCGTGGAGCCTGTGGCGGCTGCTTCAATAAGATTCCGCCACAGAAACAGATGGACATCAAGATGGGGAAGAAGATCATCGTGTGCGAATATTGCGGACGAATCATGATCGATCCCGAACTGGCCGGATTGGTTACGGAATGA
- a CDS encoding Nif3-like dinuclear metal center hexameric protein: MRIKEILQTIEALAPVPLQEDFDNCGLQVGDMNREATALLLSLDVTESVIDEAISLGCNLIISHHPLAFKPFKSLTGRTYVERCMIKAIRHDIAIYAAHTNLDNVLQGVNFKLAEMLGLQQLRILSPKRGLLLKLVTFVPESHAEYVRNALFNAGAGNIGNYESCSFNLHGEGTFKAGATANPFVGTVGKLHFEKEVRIETVLPRFKQPEVLRALLSVHPYEEPAYDFYPIENEWHQVGSGVVGVLPEAIPEQEFLYLLKDVFNLPTIRHTKLQNRDIHDVALCGGAGAFLIPQAIAYGADAFVTGEAKYNDFYDVDSRLLLAVVGHYESEVCTKEIFFDAITKKFPTFAVHKSAFDSNPVKYL; encoded by the coding sequence ATGCGTATAAAAGAGATTTTGCAAACAATCGAGGCACTGGCCCCCGTTCCACTCCAGGAAGATTTCGACAACTGCGGACTGCAGGTGGGCGACATGAACCGGGAGGCAACTGCTCTCCTGCTCAGCCTTGACGTGACGGAGAGCGTGATTGACGAGGCGATTTCATTGGGATGCAACCTGATCATTTCGCATCATCCGTTAGCCTTTAAACCATTCAAGTCGCTGACGGGCAGGACTTATGTCGAGCGGTGCATGATCAAGGCCATCAGGCACGATATCGCAATTTATGCTGCGCATACCAATCTCGACAATGTTTTGCAGGGGGTAAATTTCAAGCTAGCCGAAATGCTTGGGCTGCAACAACTCAGGATATTGAGCCCCAAGAGAGGGTTACTGCTCAAATTGGTAACTTTTGTTCCGGAGTCGCATGCCGAGTATGTCCGCAACGCACTGTTCAATGCCGGTGCAGGCAATATCGGCAATTACGAATCATGCAGTTTCAATCTGCACGGGGAGGGTACTTTCAAGGCCGGAGCGACTGCAAATCCATTTGTAGGAACGGTTGGCAAGCTCCACTTCGAGAAGGAGGTACGGATAGAGACCGTCTTGCCAAGATTCAAACAGCCTGAGGTGCTCAGGGCCCTGCTATCGGTCCACCCCTATGAAGAGCCGGCATACGATTTCTATCCGATTGAAAACGAATGGCATCAGGTCGGGAGCGGTGTGGTGGGCGTTCTGCCCGAAGCAATTCCGGAACAGGAGTTTCTTTATCTGTTGAAAGATGTCTTTAACCTGCCCACTATTCGGCACACCAAGCTTCAGAACAGGGATATTCACGACGTGGCCTTGTGTGGTGGAGCTGGTGCATTCCTCATTCCCCAGGCTATCGCCTACGGGGCCGATGCTTTTGTCACAGGAGAGGCAAAATATAATGACTTCTACGATGTGGACAGCCGTTTATTGCTCGCTGTTGTAGGCCATTATGAATCGGAAGTCTGTACAAAAGAGATCTTTTTTGATGCAATTACGAAAAAATTTCCTACCTTTGCCGTACATAAGTCGGCATTCGATTCGAATCCCGTGAAATACCTGTAA
- a CDS encoding PNGase F N-terminal domain-containing protein, translated as MKKLLFTAICLLILDLTVVAQSRSKGPVHLPIFQQTPILFNPSDYPDGVTEKNGLIYLGNGRIVLKKINLPRFNNYTEAEIRVTLVSNGDPWDKSGSCFVIPRASKITMIDIARNSAVYPQQDTIKYEQLKGIVQGKDYLPTVELMRFMTPFGVGHFSSNDDPVSTKRRPVYVDGWAENVVWKQEITDLLPLLEGEVYIGVYIDTWTKEGYRIDLQLTFTESNLRNDKKPDLHVVPLINTNYYIGQQHPDIFSRKDVEIPFTIPRKARNVRLKYIATGHGGHSGGDEFRPQRNILKIDGSEVLNFVPWRTDCASFRRFNPTSGVWLQKRTVAYITPEGKRAEKEIEEPLASSDLSRSNWCPGSDVTPVVVELPNLAAGNHTLTISIPESRSIEENKLNHWLVSAYLVWEE; from the coding sequence ATGAAAAAACTATTATTCACCGCAATATGCCTGCTGATTCTCGATCTGACGGTTGTTGCTCAGAGCAGAAGCAAAGGGCCGGTCCACCTGCCTATATTCCAACAGACACCCATCCTCTTTAATCCGTCGGATTATCCCGACGGAGTGACAGAGAAAAATGGGTTGATCTATCTGGGAAATGGACGGATCGTATTGAAAAAAATCAACCTGCCCCGGTTCAACAACTATACGGAAGCCGAGATCAGGGTCACACTCGTTTCAAACGGCGATCCATGGGACAAGTCGGGCTCCTGCTTCGTAATCCCCAGGGCATCGAAGATCACAATGATTGACATTGCCCGAAACAGTGCCGTATATCCACAGCAAGACACCATAAAGTATGAGCAACTGAAAGGGATTGTACAAGGGAAGGATTACCTGCCGACAGTGGAACTGATGCGATTCATGACACCCTTCGGTGTAGGACATTTCAGCAGTAACGATGATCCGGTTTCGACCAAACGTCGTCCGGTCTATGTGGACGGATGGGCAGAAAACGTGGTATGGAAGCAGGAGATAACCGATCTGCTCCCCCTGCTTGAGGGCGAAGTCTATATTGGCGTTTATATCGACACCTGGACAAAAGAGGGGTACCGCATTGATCTTCAGCTCACCTTTACCGAAAGCAACCTGCGTAACGACAAAAAACCGGATCTTCATGTGGTGCCGTTGATCAACACCAATTATTACATTGGGCAGCAACATCCCGACATTTTCTCGCGAAAAGATGTAGAGATACCTTTCACCATTCCCCGAAAAGCCAGAAATGTCCGGTTGAAATATATCGCAACCGGACATGGGGGGCATTCCGGCGGTGATGAGTTCCGTCCGCAGCGAAACATCCTGAAAATAGATGGCAGTGAAGTGTTGAACTTTGTACCTTGGCGTACCGACTGCGCTTCGTTCCGTCGGTTCAATCCCACGTCGGGCGTATGGCTACAGAAGCGCACCGTAGCATATATCACTCCCGAGGGAAAGCGCGCCGAAAAAGAGATAGAAGAGCCGCTGGCCTCATCCGACCTGTCGCGAAGCAACTGGTGTCCGGGCAGTGACGTCACACCTGTAGTGGTGGAACTTCCCAATCTCGCCGCCGGCAACCATACCCTTACCATAAGCATCCCCGAATCGAGAAGCATAGAGGAGAACAAACTCAATCACTGGCTTGTTTCGGCCTACCTGGTGTGGGAGGAGTAG
- a CDS encoding DOMON domain-containing protein — protein MMKSCYLLLFFLFSLPPFSQTRTYTAIRTRHAPDIDRQLRDDCWSNACWVGDFVQFDPHSGSEPSQQIVYRHRAVRYRETLLNISFRPSTSIQHR, from the coding sequence ATGATGAAATCCTGTTATCTACTGTTGTTCTTCCTGTTTTCGTTGCCACCCTTTTCCCAAACAAGAACCTATACCGCTATCCGTACTCGGCATGCTCCCGATATCGACAGGCAATTGAGAGACGATTGCTGGTCAAATGCCTGTTGGGTAGGCGATTTTGTGCAGTTTGACCCCCATTCGGGCAGTGAGCCGTCTCAACAGATTGTATATCGCCATAGAGCCGTTCGATACCGGGAGACACTCCTCAATATATCCTTTCGTCCATCAACCAGCATACAGCATCGGTGA
- a CDS encoding NAD(P)/FAD-dependent oxidoreductase yields MKKIVVIGCGFGGLQFIRHLKKESFDILIIDKINHHQFPPLFYQVAASQIEPSTVSFPIRKIFQNRRDVRVRLAKVLSLDAEEKRIETSIGPFSYDYLVIATGSRTNFYGNRQVEEYALGLKSTYQAIKVRNFILTNFEKLLYEPDKEGLYNIVIVGAGATGVELAGAFVEMKREVLPKDYPNIDYSKVNVYLLEGGSNTLSTMSSFAQNYSEKYLREMGVIVKTGVTVTNYDGAEITLNNGETIRSRCVVWSAGVIANTPEGIPRSAIARGGRIKVDRINRVEGLNDVFAIGDVAYMETPRYPDGHPQVANVAIGQGKNLAKNIQRIARGENNLRLYEYRNLGAMATVSRNKAVVDLPFARFKGRFAWLVWMFLHLMLILSVRNKIIVFINWAWNYITRNNSLRLILKDQD; encoded by the coding sequence ATGAAAAAAATAGTAGTCATAGGATGCGGTTTCGGGGGATTGCAGTTTATACGGCACTTGAAAAAGGAGAGCTTCGATATTCTCATTATCGACAAGATAAATCACCACCAGTTTCCTCCTCTCTTTTATCAGGTTGCTGCATCTCAAATTGAACCGTCAACCGTATCATTTCCCATCCGCAAGATATTTCAGAACAGGAGAGATGTCAGGGTCCGACTGGCAAAGGTGTTGTCTCTTGACGCGGAAGAGAAGAGGATAGAGACATCTATCGGCCCATTTTCATATGATTACCTGGTTATTGCTACCGGATCGCGTACCAACTTCTATGGGAATCGTCAGGTGGAGGAGTACGCATTGGGACTGAAATCGACCTACCAGGCAATCAAGGTGAGAAATTTTATCCTGACCAACTTTGAAAAGCTGCTTTATGAGCCAGACAAGGAGGGATTGTACAATATTGTTATTGTAGGCGCAGGTGCTACTGGTGTAGAGCTGGCAGGAGCGTTTGTTGAGATGAAACGGGAAGTGCTTCCGAAAGATTACCCCAATATTGACTATTCCAAGGTCAACGTCTACCTCCTTGAGGGTGGGTCGAACACCTTGTCGACCATGAGCAGCTTCGCGCAGAACTATTCCGAAAAATATCTCCGAGAGATGGGCGTGATCGTGAAGACCGGAGTTACAGTGACCAATTACGATGGGGCCGAGATCACGTTGAATAATGGAGAGACGATACGTTCCAGATGCGTTGTCTGGTCGGCCGGTGTCATCGCAAACACTCCCGAAGGGATTCCCCGATCGGCCATTGCGCGTGGCGGAAGAATAAAGGTAGACCGTATAAATCGGGTTGAGGGGCTCAATGACGTCTTTGCCATTGGAGATGTGGCCTATATGGAAACCCCCCGTTATCCAGACGGACACCCCCAAGTAGCCAATGTAGCCATCGGACAGGGTAAGAATCTTGCAAAAAATATCCAACGAATCGCTCGAGGAGAGAACAACCTCAGGCTGTACGAGTACCGCAATCTGGGAGCCATGGCCACCGTCAGCAGAAACAAGGCGGTGGTAGACCTTCCTTTCGCCAGGTTCAAAGGCCGTTTTGCCTGGCTGGTATGGATGTTCCTTCATCTGATGCTTATTCTCAGCGTACGTAATAAGATCATCGTTTTTATAAACTGGGCATGGAATTATATCACCCGGAACAATTCACTGCGATTGATCTTGAAAGATCAGGATTAA
- the rplQ gene encoding 50S ribosomal protein L17 gives MRHNKKNNHLGRKAAHRDAMLSNMATSLIMHKRIFTTVPKAKELRKFVEPIITKSKEDTTSSRRHVFSILQNKFAVTELFQNISQKVADRPGGYTRIIKTGYRLGDNAAMCFIELVDYNENMLGDGAAKKAKTRRSRRKGSGAAAAATEPKAAKSAAKKADEVVEEVQQSEATASDTPVAEESAAQE, from the coding sequence ATGAGACACAATAAGAAAAATAATCATTTAGGACGTAAGGCTGCACATCGTGATGCCATGTTGTCGAACATGGCAACATCGCTTATCATGCACAAGCGTATTTTTACTACTGTGCCCAAAGCCAAGGAATTAAGGAAATTTGTAGAACCCATTATCACCAAATCGAAAGAAGACACTACCAGCTCACGGAGACATGTTTTCAGCATCCTGCAAAATAAATTTGCAGTTACCGAACTGTTCCAGAATATTTCGCAGAAGGTTGCTGACCGTCCCGGTGGCTATACCCGCATCATCAAAACCGGATATCGTCTGGGAGACAATGCGGCAATGTGCTTTATCGAACTGGTCGACTACAACGAGAATATGCTCGGAGATGGGGCTGCCAAGAAAGCAAAAACTCGCCGTTCACGCAGAAAGGGATCAGGTGCCGCAGCTGCAGCAACCGAACCCAAAGCTGCCAAGAGTGCGGCCAAGAAAGCCGACGAGGTAGTCGAAGAGGTACAACAGTCGGAAGCTACTGCTTCTGATACTCCTGTAGCGGAAGAATCCGCTGCACAGGAGTAA
- a CDS encoding DNA-directed RNA polymerase subunit alpha gives MAILTFQKPDKVIMIQENAFSGKFEFRPLEPGYGITIGNALRRILLSSLEGYAITSVKFDGVEHEFATIPGIIEDVTSIILNLKKVRFKRVVEDFDTEKVSLNVSGTNVFKAGDIGKLLTGFEVLNPELEICHLDKKAELRLELTINKGRGYVPAEENRAMLPSDDVQTIAIDSIYTPIRNVKYEIENYRIEQKTDYEKLIIEVTTDGSIQPKDALKEAAKILIQHFALFSDEAKMMVETTGTENIEEFDEEVLHMRQLLKRKLSDLNLSVRALNCLKAAEVETLGQLVMHNKNDLLKFRNFGKKSLTELEELLDNLSLSFGMDISKYKLDKD, from the coding sequence ATGGCTATATTAACATTCCAGAAACCCGATAAAGTAATCATGATCCAGGAGAACGCGTTCTCTGGAAAGTTCGAATTCCGTCCGCTGGAGCCGGGGTATGGTATTACCATCGGTAATGCACTGCGCCGTATTTTGCTTTCTTCGCTCGAAGGATATGCAATTACATCGGTAAAGTTTGATGGTGTTGAACATGAATTTGCTACTATTCCGGGTATAATTGAAGATGTAACATCTATTATTCTCAACCTGAAGAAAGTCAGGTTTAAAAGAGTAGTAGAGGATTTTGATACGGAAAAGGTAAGTCTCAATGTATCGGGCACGAATGTATTTAAAGCCGGAGATATTGGTAAATTACTGACCGGTTTTGAGGTTCTCAATCCCGAACTCGAGATCTGTCATTTGGATAAGAAGGCCGAATTACGGCTCGAACTGACGATCAACAAGGGACGCGGTTACGTTCCCGCTGAGGAGAATCGTGCTATGCTACCTTCTGATGACGTGCAAACTATAGCCATTGACTCCATTTACACGCCCATCAGAAACGTAAAATATGAAATTGAGAACTACCGTATAGAGCAGAAGACCGACTACGAAAAATTGATCATCGAAGTTACTACCGACGGTTCCATCCAACCCAAGGATGCTTTGAAAGAGGCTGCCAAAATACTTATCCAGCATTTTGCACTCTTCTCTGACGAGGCCAAGATGATGGTTGAGACCACCGGCACTGAAAACATCGAGGAGTTCGACGAAGAGGTGTTGCATATGCGCCAATTGCTGAAGCGCAAGTTATCCGACTTGAATCTTTCGGTACGGGCACTCAACTGCCTGAAGGCAGCAGAAGTGGAGACCCTTGGCCAATTGGTTATGCACAACAAAAACGATCTGTTGAAGTTCAGAAACTTCGGAAAGAAATCGCTTACTGAATTGGAAGAGCTGCTTGATAATTTAAGCCTGTCGTTCGGTATGGACATCTCGAAATATAAATTAGACAAAGATTAA
- the rpsD gene encoding 30S ribosomal protein S4, with protein sequence MARYTGPKTKIARKFGEPIFGPDKVLSKKNYPPGQHGNTRRRKTSEYGIQLREKQRAKYTYGVLEKQFRLTFEKAARSRGITGEVLLQLLESRLDNVVFRLGIAPTRAAARQLVSHRHITVNGKVVNIPSYSVKAGEIVGVREKSKSLEVVSNALAGFNHSKYPWLEWDKASMSGKFLHLPERADIPENIKEQLIVELYSKQ encoded by the coding sequence ATGGCAAGATATACTGGTCCAAAAACAAAAATCGCCCGTAAATTTGGCGAACCCATTTTCGGTCCCGACAAGGTTCTTTCCAAGAAGAACTATCCTCCGGGACAGCACGGGAATACGCGCAGACGTAAAACGTCGGAGTACGGAATTCAGTTGCGTGAGAAACAGCGTGCAAAATATACGTACGGAGTGTTGGAGAAACAGTTCCGCTTAACTTTCGAAAAAGCTGCCCGCAGCCGCGGAATTACTGGTGAAGTATTGCTTCAGTTATTGGAATCACGTTTAGACAACGTAGTATTCCGCCTAGGCATTGCACCTACAAGAGCCGCTGCCCGTCAGCTGGTTTCGCACCGTCATATCACTGTAAACGGCAAGGTGGTAAATATCCCCTCTTATAGCGTTAAAGCTGGAGAGATTGTTGGTGTGCGGGAAAAATCGAAATCTTTGGAAGTCGTGTCAAATGCACTTGCCGGTTTCAATCACAGCAAATATCCTTGGTTAGAGTGGGACAAGGCATCTATGAGCGGCAAGTTTCTGCATTTGCCCGAGAGAGCAGATATCCCTGAAAATATTAAGGAGCAGTTGATCGTAGAGTTATATTCTAAACAATAA
- the rpsK gene encoding 30S ribosomal protein S11 — protein sequence MAKRTVAAKKRNVKVSAEGQAHISSSFNNIIISLTNDNGEVISWSSAGKMGFRSSKKNTPYAAQMVASDCAKVAYDLGLRKVKAYVKGPGNGRESAIRTIHGAGIEVTEIIDVTPIPHNGCRPPKARRV from the coding sequence ATGGCAAAAAGAACAGTTGCAGCAAAAAAGAGAAACGTTAAAGTCAGCGCCGAAGGTCAGGCTCATATCTCTTCGTCGTTCAACAACATCATCATCTCGTTAACCAACGATAACGGAGAGGTGATTAGCTGGTCGTCTGCGGGGAAAATGGGCTTCAGAAGTTCAAAAAAGAACACTCCTTATGCAGCTCAAATGGTAGCGTCAGACTGTGCAAAAGTGGCATACGATCTTGGTCTCCGCAAAGTGAAAGCTTATGTGAAAGGCCCGGGTAATGGTCGCGAATCGGCTATCAGAACCATTCACGGTGCAGGGATTGAAGTGACGGAGATCATTGATGTTACGCCAATTCCGCACAACGGTTGCCGTCCACCCAAAGCCAGGAGGGTATAA
- the rpsM gene encoding 30S ribosomal protein S13, translating to MAIRIVGVDLPQNKRGEIALTYIYGIGRSSANSILEKAEVDRDIKVKDWTDDQAARIREIISTEYKVEGDLRSEVQLNIKRLMDIGCYRGIRHRLGLPVRGQSTKNNARTRKGRKKTVANKKKATK from the coding sequence ATGGCTATAAGAATTGTAGGGGTCGATTTGCCGCAAAATAAGCGAGGCGAGATAGCGTTAACTTATATCTATGGCATCGGACGCAGCTCGGCAAACAGTATATTGGAAAAAGCCGAAGTTGACAGGGATATTAAAGTAAAAGATTGGACAGATGATCAGGCTGCGCGCATCCGCGAAATCATTTCAACCGAATACAAGGTGGAAGGTGATCTTCGCTCTGAAGTGCAGTTGAATATTAAACGGTTGATGGATATCGGTTGCTACCGCGGAATCCGTCACCGCCTCGGACTGCCTGTACGTGGACAAAGCACCAAAAACAATGCCCGTACACGTAAAGGAAGAAAGAAAACCGTTGCTAACAAGAAAAAAGCTACTAAATAA
- the ykgO gene encoding type B 50S ribosomal protein L36 — translation MKVRASLKKRTADCKIVRRKGRLYIINKKNPKFKQRQG, via the coding sequence ATGAAAGTAAGAGCATCTTTAAAAAAACGTACGGCAGACTGCAAGATCGTTCGCAGAAAAGGCCGCTTATACATTATCAACAAGAAGAATCCCAAGTTCAAACAACGTCAGGGATAA
- the infA gene encoding translation initiation factor IF-1 yields the protein MAKQAAIEQDGTIVEALSNAMFRVELENGHEITAHISGKMRMHYIRILPGDRVRVEMSPYDLSKGRISFRYK from the coding sequence ATGGCGAAACAGGCAGCAATTGAACAAGACGGAACAATAGTGGAAGCATTGTCCAATGCCATGTTCCGTGTAGAATTGGAGAATGGGCACGAAATTACCGCACACATTTCCGGAAAGATGCGTATGCATTATATCCGGATATTACCCGGAGACCGGGTGCGTGTGGAAATGTCGCCTTACGATCTTTCGAAAGGAAGAATTTCATTCAGGTACAAATAA